One Micromonas commoda chromosome 7, complete sequence genomic window carries:
- a CDS encoding predicted protein, with protein sequence MKYSTSVSSSRRKSRKAHFTAPSSARRKIMSSPLSTDLKSKHGVRAVPIRKDDEVTVVRGNYKGREGKVVQVYRKKWVIHIERITREKVNGATVNVGIDPSKVVITKLKIDKDRKALLERKSGGPEKGKGKFTEDEVKAMQDVD encoded by the exons ATGAAGTACTCCACCTCCGTGAGCAGCAGCCGGCGCAAGTCGCGCAAGGCGCACTTCACCGCGCCTTCTTCGGCTCGCCGCAAGATCATGTCTTCTCCTCTCAGCACTGACCTGAAGTCCAAGCACGGG GTTCGCGCGGTTCCTATCCgcaaggacgacgaggtgacTGTCGTGAGGGGTAACTACAAGGGTCGCGAGGGCAAGGTCGTCCAGGTGTACCGCAAGAAGTGGGTCATCCACATCGAGCGCATCACCCGCGAGAAGGTGAACGGCGCCACCGTTAACGTTGGCATCGACCCCTCCAAGGTCGTCATCACCAAGCTCAAGATCGACAAGGACCGCAAGGCTCTCCTTGAGCGCAAGTCTGGGGGTCCCGAGAAGGGCAAGGGCAAGTTCACCGAGGATGAGGTCAAGGCCATGCAGGACGTCGACTAA
- a CDS encoding histone H2A (Histone H2A, core histone required for chromatin assembly and chromosome function. ChromDB ID: HTA20103) gives MSGRGKGKSGKKAVSRSAKAGLQFPVGRIARYLKVGKYATRVGAGAPVYLAAVLEYLAAEVLELAGNASRDNKKTRIVPRHIQLAIRNDEELSKLLGTVTIASGGVLPNIHSVLLPKKSKKD, from the coding sequence ATGTCTGGTCGTGGTAAGGGCAAGTCCGGCAAGAAGGCCGTGTCCCGCTCCGCCAAGGCGGGCCTTCAGTTCCCCGTCGGCCGCATCGCGCGCTACCTCAAGGTTGGCAAGTACGccacccgcgtcggtgccggTGCCCCCGtgtacctcgccgcggtcctcgagtacctcgccgccgaggtccttGAGCTCGCCGGCAACGCCTCCCGCGACAACAAGAAGACCCGCATCGTGCCCCGCCACATCCAGCTGGCGATCCGCAACGATGAGGAGCTCTCCAAGCTCCTCGGCACCGTCACCATCGCCTCCGGTGGTGTCCTCCCCAACATCCACTCCGTGCTCCTCCCCAAGAAGTCCAAGAAGGATTAA
- a CDS encoding histone H2B (Histone H2B, core histone required for chromatin assembly and chromosome function. ChromDB ID: HTB20103) → MAKPTSKKPAKKTVKGAGGKAKKSKTETYKIYIYKVLKQVHPDTGISSKAMSIMNSFINDIFEKIATEASKLARYNKKPTVTSREIQTAVRLILPGELAKHAVSEGTKAVTKFTSN, encoded by the coding sequence ATGGCCAAGCCCACCTCCAAGAAGCCCGCCAAGAAGACCGTcaagggcgccggcggcaagGCGAAGAAGTCCAAGACCGAGACCTACAAGATCTACATCTACAAGGTCCTCAAGCAGGTGCACCCCGACACCGGCATCTCCTCCAAGGCTATGTCCATCATGAACTCCTTCATCAACGACATCTTCGAGAAGATCGCCACCGAGGCTTCCAAGCTCGCCCGCTACAACAAGAAGCCCACCGTCACCTCCAGGGAGATCCAGACCGCTGTGCGCCTCATCCTCCCCGGTGAGCTCGCCAAGCACGCCGTCTCCGAGGGCACCAAGGCCGTGACCAAGTTCACCTCCAACTAA
- a CDS encoding predicted protein produces MAVAAATYAVPLPERLSDGDFQVYRNAGKYTRLMTGYAPPFDGVKTLHDLWESTCSRHSDEECLGTRDVAPDGTPGAYRWMTYAQLHERRAACSSGYVALGLKPGDHVGMYSVNTAEWCVLDSAMTRNAMVSVPLYDTLGPDAVRFICNHAELAAVCVSHACLPVMLGCLAECPTVKLLVVYAHGGKPLPPIPSGAGHRCEVVTIEQLEAEGRRRPVAPVPPREEAMATICYTSGTTGDPKGVMLTHRNLISNAAAYADDLDLGPGDVHVSYLPLAHIYERVTMLVCLFAGAKAGFFRGDVLGLLDDIAELKPTVFCSVPRLWNRIYDKVHAGIREGGFVKQKMFAIAYAAKKKALEEGRPPPAIWEKIVFSKLRDKLGGRVRYMSTGSAPISAQVMEFLRVCFGGTVFEGYGMTESACVISKTHEGDFSCGHVGSPVPCCEIKLESVSEMNYTTSDRPYPRGEVCVRGPSVFKGYYKAQDKTDEVIDNEGWLHTGDIGLWLPGGRLKIIDRKKNIFKLAQGEYVAPEKIENVYARSKFVAQSFVHGDSLMPSLVAVVVPDEEVLLPWAAKSGHPAGGDFKRLCADPAVAKMVHQSMLAVGEGAGLKGFEQVKAVHLHPELFSVENGLFTPTFKLKRPQARAAFQADIDRMYAGLG; encoded by the exons ATGGCCGTGGCGGCCGCCACGTACGCGGTCCCCCTGCCCGAGCGGctgagcgacggcgacttCCAGGTCTACAG GAACGCCGGCAAGTACACGCGCCTCATGACCGGGTACGCACCCcccttcgacggcgtcaagACCCTCCACGACCTGTGGGAGAGCACGTGCAGCAGGCACTCGGACGAGGAGTGCCTGggcacccgcgacgtcgcccccgacgggacgcccggcgcgtacCGGTGGATGACCTACGCTCAGCTGCACGAGCGACGAGCCGCGTGCTCGTCCGGGTACGTCGCCCTCGGTTTGAAGCCCGGCGATCACGTCGGGATGTACTCGGTCAACACCGCGGAGTGGTGCGTGCTGGACTCGGCGATGACACGCAACGCGATGGTCTCCGTGCCCCTCTACGATACCCTCGGGCCCGACGCGGTTCGGTTCATCTGCAAccacgcggagctcgccgcagTGTGCGTGTCACACGCGTGCCTGCCCGTGATGCTGGGGTGCCTCGCGGAGTGCCCCACGGTCAAGCTCCTGGTCGTTTACGCGCACGGGGGTAAGCCCCTGCCGCCGATCCCCTCGGGGGCGGGACACCGGTGCGAGGTTGTGACGATCGAGCagctggaggcggaggggcggcggcggcccgtcgcgccggttccaccgcgggaggaggcgatggcgacgatcTGCTACACGAGCGGGACCACCGGCGATCCGAAGGGCGTTATGCTGACCCATCGCAACCTCATCTCCAACGCGGCCGCctacgccgacgacctcgacctcggccccggcgacgtgcaCGTCTCATACCTGCCCCTCGCGCACATCTACGAGCGCGTCACCATGCTGGTGTGCCTCTTCGCGGGAGCCAAGGCCGGGTtcttccgcggcgacgtgctcggcCTGCTGGACGATATCGCGGAGTTGAAGCCCACGGTGTTCTGCTCGGTGCCCAGGCTGTGGAACCGCATTTACGACAAGGTTCACGCGGGCATCCGGGAGGGCGGTTTCGTGAAACAGAAGATGTTTGCCATCGCATacgccgccaagaagaaggctCTGGAGGAGGGCAGGCCCCCGCCCGCCATCTGGGAGAAGATCGTCTTCTCCAAGCTCAGGGATAAGTTGGGCGGTCGCGTCCGGTACATGTCCACGGGCAGCGCGCCCATCTCCGCGCAGGTGATGGAGTTTCTGCGGGTGTGCTTCGGCGGCACCGTGTTTGAAGGCTACGGCATGACAGAGTCCGCGTGCGTCATCAGCAAGACTCACGAGGGCGACTTTAGCTGCGGGCACGTGGGTTCCCCCGTGCCGTGCTGCGAGATCAAGCTCGAGAGCGTGTCCGAAATGAACTACACCACCTCGGATAGGCCctacccccgcggcgaggtttgCGTGCGGGGCCCGAGCGTGTTCAAGGGTTACTACAAGGCGCAGGACAAGACGGACGAGGTCATCGACAACGAGGGGTGGCTGCACACGGGCGACATCGGCCTGTGGCTGCCCGGCGGCAGGCTCAAGATCATCGACCGCAAGAAGAACATCTTCAAGCTGGCGCAGGGCGAgtacgtcgcgcccgagaaGATTGAGAACGTCTATGCGCGAAGCAAGTTTGTCGCGCAGAGCTTCGTCCACGGCGACTCGTTGATgccgtcgctcgtcgccgtggtcgtcccggacgaggaggttCTCCTCCCGTGGGCCGCGAAAAGCGGGCACCCGGCGGGCGGTGACTTCAAGAGGCTCTGCGCGGACCCGGCCGTGGCGAAGATGGTTCACCAGAGCAtgctcgcggtgggcgagggcgcgggcctCAAGGGGTTCGAGCAAGTCAAGGCTGTGCACCTCCACCCGGAGCTGTTCAGCGTCGAGAACGGGCTCTTCACCCCGACGTTCAAGCTGAAGCGACCCCAGGCCAGGGCCGCGTTCCAGGCGGACATCGACAGGATGTACGCCGGACTCGGTTGA
- a CDS encoding predicted protein, translating into MNFGAGYVGSSADGLKIRRLEDQRKKQNEQAERVKAELAAESSKSRIVNFSAGNSEVIENAFKQESVGLQTKEQFVEKRANIERELEEERAKTEKAAAVADAKQKEKKRKKQKKELGAKLSFGDDEEFQDEDAEDEFVPAKKVGKVGKNPEVKTHFLPDRDREVAERDERERLKAQFLAEQDAIKKERLQITFSYWDGGGHRRKVECLKGDTIAQFLGKARDMLSNEFRELKHSSTDGLMYIKEDLILPHTATFYDFIVNKSRGKSGPLFHFDVHDDVRLKGGSNVEKEDSHAGKVVHRTWFEKNKHIFPASRWEPYDPLKDYGGYNIYSGEKD; encoded by the coding sequence ATGAATTTCGGCGCTGGATACGTGGGTTCCTCGGCGGATGGCTTGAAGATCCGCCGTCTTGAGGATCAACGAAAGAAGCAGAACGAGCAGGCTGAGCGCGTCAAGGCTGAGCTTGCCGCTGAGTCCTCCAAGTCCCGCATCGTCAACTTCTCCGCGGGCAACTCCGAGGTGATCGAGAACGCGTTCAAGCAGGAGTCCGTGGGCCTCCAGACCAAGGAGCAGTTCGTGGAGAAGCGCGCGAacatcgagcgcgagctggaggaggagagggccAAGaccgagaaggcggcggcggtcgcggacgcAAAgcagaaggagaagaagcgcaagaagcagaagaaggagctcggcgcaAAGCTGagcttcggcgacgacgaggagttccaggacgaggacgccgaggacgagttcGTCCCGGCCAAGAAGGTTGGCAAGGTTGGCAAGAACCCGGAAGTGAAGACGCACTTCCTGCCAGATCGCGACAGGGAGGTGGCGGAGAGGGACGAACGGGAGCGGCTCAAGGCGcagttcctcgccgagcaaGACGCGATCAAGAAGGAGAGGCTGCAGATCACGTTCAGCTACTGGGACGGCGGGGGCCACAGGCGGAAGGTTGAGTGCCTGAAGGGTGACACCATCGCGCAGTTCCTGGGCAAGGCGAGGGACATGCTGAGCAACGAGTTCAGGGAGCTGAAACACTCGTCGACCGACGGGCTCATGTACATCAAGGAGGACCTCATCCTGCCGCACACGGCGACATTCTACGATTTCATCGTGAACAAGTCGAGGGGCAAGAGCGGGCCGCTGTTTCACTTCGACGTACACGACGATGTGAGGCTCAAGGGCGGGTCCAACGTGGAGAAGGAGGATTCTCACGCGGGGAAGGTGGTGCACAGGACCTGGTTCGAGAAGAACAAGCACATATTCCCAGCCTCACGCTGGGAGCCTTACGACCCGTTGAAGGATTACGGCGGCTACAACATCTACTCGGGCGAGAAGGATTGA